One window of Nitrospira sp. genomic DNA carries:
- the sthA gene encoding Si-specific NAD(P)(+) transhydrogenase encodes MARETYDFDLLCIGSGPAGQRASIQAAKLGKRVAVVERRRLLGGVCVETGTIPSKTFREAVLSFLCAAHHVEQHLGNHFDSRPTAAQLLARVADVTKREVEVVADQLRRNDVVLIQGEASFKDAHTMAVAGEQESRLLTAANILIATGTIPAQPEGVPVDGEVILTSDDITNIKKLPRKMVVVGGGIIGVEYASMLAALKINVTLVDKRTGLLEFLDSEIVEELMHQMRNRNVTFRLGEAVEKLDLTDEKPRRAILTLESGKRIMAESVLYSVGRMGAVERLNLAAAGLSADKRGRLTVDAQFRTGIPHIFAAGDIIGYPSLASTSASQGRHVACHAFGVEIDPLPDHPPVGIYAIPEISMTGPPEQVLTDQHVPYETGVARYREIARGQILGDDSGLVKLLFHRANRRLLAVHAIGTGATELTHIGQAVLDLGGGLEYFLRTIFNYPTLAECYKVAALDAHNKLAMTASHLSKEAT; translated from the coding sequence ATGGCTCGTGAGACGTACGATTTTGATTTGCTCTGTATCGGAAGCGGCCCGGCCGGCCAGCGGGCGTCGATCCAAGCCGCAAAACTCGGCAAACGCGTCGCCGTCGTTGAACGCAGGCGCCTTCTGGGCGGCGTCTGCGTAGAAACCGGCACGATCCCCAGCAAAACCTTTCGTGAAGCGGTGCTGTCCTTTCTGTGCGCCGCTCATCACGTCGAACAACATTTAGGGAATCACTTCGACAGCCGACCGACGGCGGCACAACTCTTGGCACGGGTCGCGGACGTCACCAAGCGGGAGGTCGAAGTCGTCGCCGATCAACTTCGCCGGAACGACGTCGTGTTGATCCAAGGGGAGGCGTCGTTCAAAGACGCCCATACCATGGCTGTGGCCGGCGAACAAGAGTCCAGGCTCCTCACCGCGGCGAACATCTTGATCGCAACCGGAACCATTCCCGCTCAACCCGAAGGCGTGCCGGTTGATGGAGAGGTGATTCTGACCAGTGACGACATCACGAACATCAAGAAGCTCCCGCGAAAGATGGTCGTCGTCGGCGGCGGCATCATCGGCGTTGAATATGCCTCCATGCTGGCCGCCCTGAAAATCAACGTCACACTGGTCGACAAGCGAACGGGCCTGTTGGAGTTTCTGGACTCCGAGATCGTCGAGGAATTGATGCATCAGATGCGCAATCGCAACGTTACCTTTCGACTGGGCGAGGCGGTCGAAAAGCTCGATCTGACCGATGAAAAGCCCCGTCGAGCCATCCTCACGTTGGAGTCCGGGAAGCGGATAATGGCCGAATCCGTTCTCTACTCGGTCGGAAGGATGGGCGCCGTCGAGAGACTCAACCTGGCCGCAGCAGGTTTAAGTGCGGACAAGCGAGGTCGCCTGACGGTCGATGCTCAGTTTCGCACCGGAATCCCCCACATCTTTGCAGCGGGCGATATTATCGGTTATCCCAGCCTCGCCTCCACTTCTGCCTCCCAAGGGCGGCACGTGGCTTGTCACGCGTTTGGAGTGGAGATTGACCCACTCCCCGATCACCCACCTGTAGGCATTTACGCAATCCCCGAGATTTCTATGACCGGGCCACCGGAGCAGGTTCTGACCGACCAGCACGTACCCTACGAAACAGGGGTCGCGCGGTATCGCGAGATCGCCCGGGGACAGATCCTTGGCGACGACAGCGGGCTTGTCAAATTACTGTTTCATCGTGCGAATCGAAGGCTGCTCGCCGTCCATGCCATCGGAACGGGGGCGACGGAATTAACGCATATTGGTCAGGCAGTCCTCGACCTCGGTGGCGGCTTGGAGTATTTCTTGCGCACGATCTTCAACTATCCGACGTTGGCCGAATGTTACAAGGTGGCCGCGTTGGATGCGCACAACAAACTCGCCATG